Proteins from one Mycobacterium sp. HUMS_12744610 genomic window:
- a CDS encoding group II intron maturase-specific domain-containing protein, which produces MQGWVNYYGRFYRSELLYFLRRLTMHLVRWATRKYKRLKRRERRAMAWLAEIARRSPRLFAHWRLGARPDGWAMGAG; this is translated from the coding sequence GTGCAGGGGTGGGTCAACTACTACGGACGCTTCTACCGCTCCGAGTTGCTCTACTTCCTCCGCCGGCTCACCATGCACCTGGTGCGGTGGGCCACGCGGAAATACAAACGGCTCAAGCGCCGTGAACGCCGCGCAATGGCATGGCTGGCCGAGATCGCTCGTCGATCTCCCCGCCTGTTCGCGCACTGGCGCCTCGGCGCACGTCCTGACGGCTGGGCGATGGGAGCCGGATGA
- a CDS encoding polysaccharide deacetylase family protein — MPKRPDSQAWRYWRTVLGVVAAVAVLVIGGLTGHVTRAENLSCAVVKCVALTFDDGPSPFDGRLLKILKDNDAKATFFLIGNKVAADPAGARRIADAGMEIGSHTWEHPNMTTIPPQDIAGQFSRANDAISAATGRTPALYRPAGGLSDDAVRRTAARFGLAEILWDVIPFDWANDSNTAATRAMLMTYVKPGSVVLFHDTYSSTVDLVYQFIPVLKANGYRMVTVSELLGPRAPGSSYGSRENGPPANVLHDIPASEIPALPDTPSPKPMPNFPITDIPGQNSGGPNNGA, encoded by the coding sequence GTGCCGAAACGACCCGACAGCCAGGCCTGGCGCTACTGGCGGACCGTTCTCGGCGTCGTGGCGGCCGTCGCGGTGCTGGTCATCGGCGGCCTCACCGGCCACGTCACCCGCGCGGAGAACCTCAGTTGCGCGGTGGTCAAGTGCGTCGCGCTGACGTTCGACGACGGGCCGAGCCCGTTCGACGGCCGGCTGCTGAAAATCCTGAAGGACAACGACGCCAAGGCGACGTTCTTTTTGATCGGCAACAAGGTGGCGGCCGACCCGGCCGGGGCCAGGCGCATCGCCGACGCCGGCATGGAGATCGGCAGCCACACCTGGGAACACCCCAACATGACGACGATCCCCCCGCAGGACATCGCCGGCCAGTTCTCGAGGGCCAACGACGCGATCAGTGCCGCGACCGGCCGCACGCCCGCGCTGTACCGTCCCGCCGGGGGGCTGTCCGACGACGCGGTGCGCCGGACCGCCGCTCGTTTCGGTTTGGCCGAAATCCTTTGGGACGTCATCCCTTTCGACTGGGCGAACGACTCGAACACGGCTGCGACGCGCGCAATGCTGATGACCTACGTCAAGCCCGGCTCCGTGGTGCTGTTCCACGACACCTACTCGAGCACCGTGGATTTGGTATACCAGTTCATCCCGGTACTCAAGGCCAACGGCTACCGCATGGTGACGGTCAGCGAACTGCTGGGGCCGCGGGCGCCGGGCAGCAGCTACGGTAGCCGGGAGAACGGGCCGCCGGCCAACGTCCTGCATGACATCCCGGCGAGCGAGATCCCGGCGCTGCCCGACACACCGTCACCCAAGCCGATGCCCAATTTCCCGATCACCGACATCCCGGGCCAGAACTCGGGCGGGCCGAACAACGGTGCCTAG
- a CDS encoding acyl-ACP desaturase, giving the protein MAQKPVANALTLELEPVVEANMDRHLNTEELWFAHDYVPFERGENFAFLGGRDWDASQATLPKDITDACEIMLLLKDNLAGHHRELVEHFILEEWWGRWLGRWTAEEHLHAIALREYLVVTREVDPTANEQARVEHVMKGYRADTYTQVETLVYMAFTERTHAIFCANLAAKVEEPVLAGLVDRIARDEVRHEEFFSNLVAHCLDYTRDETIAAIAARAADLQVPGADIDSYQDKVRNVAQAGIFGPAELRQAISDRITAWGVADEPALGQFVIG; this is encoded by the coding sequence ATGGCACAGAAACCTGTCGCTAATGCGCTGACGCTGGAACTCGAGCCCGTCGTCGAGGCGAACATGGACCGGCACCTCAACACCGAGGAACTCTGGTTCGCCCACGACTACGTGCCGTTCGAACGCGGGGAGAACTTCGCCTTCCTGGGCGGTCGCGACTGGGATGCGTCGCAGGCCACGCTGCCCAAGGACATCACCGACGCCTGCGAGATCATGTTGCTGCTCAAGGACAACCTCGCCGGCCATCACCGCGAGCTCGTCGAGCACTTCATCCTCGAGGAGTGGTGGGGCCGCTGGCTGGGCCGCTGGACCGCCGAGGAGCACCTGCACGCGATCGCTTTGCGCGAATACCTGGTGGTGACCCGCGAGGTCGACCCGACCGCCAACGAGCAGGCGCGGGTCGAGCACGTGATGAAGGGCTACCGCGCCGACACGTACACCCAAGTTGAAACCCTGGTGTACATGGCGTTCACCGAACGCACCCATGCGATCTTCTGCGCCAACCTGGCGGCCAAGGTCGAGGAGCCGGTCCTGGCCGGACTCGTCGACCGCATCGCCCGCGACGAGGTGCGGCACGAGGAGTTCTTCTCCAACCTCGTCGCGCACTGCCTCGACTACACCCGCGACGAGACCATCGCGGCGATCGCGGCCCGCGCCGCCGACCTGCAGGTCCCCGGCGCCGACATCGACTCCTACCAGGACAAGGTGCGCAACGTCGCCCAGGCGGGCATCTTCGGTCCCGCGGAACTGCGGCAGGCGATCTCGGACCGCATCACCGCCTGGGGTGTGGCCGACGAGCCCGCGCTGGGCCAGTTCGTCATCGGTTAA
- a CDS encoding adenylate/guanylate cyclase domain-containing protein, with translation MSIQYGTDLAVAYVIGLLDASAILIPLGRRTSVSFARHDAVAVVVLGLLGALGVAVAGVLNLAPTLRWFASGSEPDPDQRDTAMKLARHQAIILFGAWAVTGGTSLLLNRSAGAALLLPIGLGVLFGGPATAGTGLLLTQRIVRPIMVAATRNGEPRVAVPGVFARLIMLWFLCSALPIGVIAAFVALRSYGWLFARSASLDVPILVVSLAALLLGLPIMILTSRSISDPLGDVVEAMAEVEHGRIGTYVGVYERSQIGRLQSGFNRMVAGLAERDRLRDLFGRHVGADVAQRAIQEGASLSGDVVEAAVLFIDLVGSTQLAESRPPQEVADVLNDFFRIVVDAVDAHQGLVNKFAGDAALAVFGAPLRSSEPAAAALATARALGTQLRRLPIDFGIGVSAGRVFAGNIGAENRYEYTVIGDAVNEAARLADLAKTSERRILCSAAAVEEAGEAERARWAECYSTVLRGRSEATHVSAPAG, from the coding sequence CTGTCGATTCAGTACGGGACCGACCTCGCCGTGGCCTACGTCATCGGACTGCTCGACGCGTCGGCCATCCTGATCCCGCTGGGGCGCCGCACCTCGGTGTCCTTCGCCAGGCACGACGCGGTGGCGGTGGTGGTACTGGGCCTGCTGGGCGCCCTCGGCGTCGCCGTGGCGGGCGTGCTCAACCTCGCTCCCACGCTGCGGTGGTTCGCATCGGGGTCCGAACCCGATCCGGATCAGCGGGACACCGCGATGAAACTCGCACGCCACCAGGCGATCATCCTGTTCGGGGCTTGGGCGGTGACCGGCGGGACATCGCTGCTGCTGAACCGGTCCGCCGGCGCGGCGCTGCTGCTGCCCATCGGGCTCGGCGTGCTGTTCGGCGGCCCGGCCACCGCGGGCACCGGTCTGCTGCTCACCCAACGCATCGTGCGGCCCATTATGGTGGCCGCCACCCGCAACGGCGAGCCCCGGGTGGCCGTGCCCGGTGTGTTCGCGCGACTGATCATGCTGTGGTTCCTGTGCAGCGCGCTGCCCATCGGCGTCATCGCGGCATTCGTCGCGCTGCGGTCCTACGGTTGGCTCTTCGCGAGGTCGGCTTCGCTGGACGTGCCCATCCTGGTGGTGTCGCTCGCCGCGCTGCTGCTCGGGCTGCCCATCATGATCCTGACGTCGCGATCCATCTCCGATCCTCTGGGCGACGTGGTGGAGGCGATGGCCGAAGTGGAGCATGGCCGAATCGGCACCTACGTGGGAGTGTACGAGCGCTCCCAAATCGGCCGTCTGCAATCAGGATTCAACAGGATGGTCGCAGGGCTCGCCGAGCGGGACCGGTTGCGTGACCTGTTCGGGCGCCACGTCGGGGCGGACGTCGCGCAGCGGGCCATCCAAGAGGGCGCGTCGCTGTCCGGCGACGTCGTGGAGGCGGCGGTGTTGTTCATCGACCTGGTGGGCTCGACGCAGCTCGCCGAAAGCCGCCCCCCGCAAGAGGTCGCGGACGTGCTCAACGACTTCTTCCGGATCGTCGTGGACGCGGTCGACGCACATCAGGGGCTGGTCAACAAGTTCGCGGGTGACGCCGCGCTGGCCGTCTTCGGGGCGCCGCTGCGCAGTAGTGAACCGGCGGCGGCCGCGCTGGCGACGGCGCGCGCGCTGGGCACCCAGCTGCGCCGGCTGCCGATCGACTTCGGCATCGGGGTCTCGGCAGGCCGCGTCTTCGCCGGCAACATCGGCGCCGAAAACCGCTATGAGTATACGGTGATCGGGGACGCCGTCAACGAGGCGGCGCGGCTGGCCGACCTGGCCAAGACCTCCGAGCGGCGGATCCTGTGTTCGGCGGCGGCCGTCGAGGAGGCCGGCGAGGCCGAACGGGCGCGGTGGGCCGAATGCTATTCCACGGTGTTGCGCGGGCGCTCGGAGGCGACCCACGTGTCGGCGCCGGCGGGTTAG
- a CDS encoding IS1380 family transposase, translating into MQATTDWSKNVRVEVRGDDVVGHAGNVIPRLLADNLGLTSGLSSVLSRPEVTHDRGAVLRDVAVSIAGGAQNLAGTAVLRDQHRLFQAVASVPTMWRSLGEIDEQSITEVTAVRNKVRSRVWEAIEARHGAIPASQTCYGDLGDTIVIRIDASLIQSHSDKQHAAGNFKGGFGFHPLLAWCDNTGELLAVIARAGNAGSNTAADHIAIIDAAIAAIPAKWRRKLLVTIDGAGSSHAVVEHLEKLNARPGMSVGYSVGFDLDERVRVAIGQMPDAGWQAALDATGAARDDAQVAELTGLLRHSTGGDRLVGWPAGMRILVRREEIEHGTQLSLFEQLAGYRYQVLATSTAGGQPQRLEARHRVHARVEGFIRTGKDTGLARWPSHSFAINTAWVTAVAIAIDLLCWMRLLLLDGPLAKAEPATLRYRLLHAAARLIKRSRYLILRIPQTWPWAQEFADALNRVRAIP; encoded by the coding sequence ATGCAGGCTACTACGGATTGGTCGAAGAATGTCCGAGTTGAGGTCCGTGGCGACGACGTGGTCGGGCACGCCGGTAACGTGATACCCCGGTTGCTGGCCGACAATCTGGGTTTGACCAGCGGTTTGTCGTCGGTGCTGTCGCGCCCAGAAGTCACCCACGACCGAGGCGCGGTGTTGCGCGATGTGGCGGTATCGATCGCCGGCGGCGCGCAGAACCTGGCCGGCACCGCGGTGCTGCGCGATCAGCACCGGTTGTTTCAGGCGGTGGCGTCGGTTCCGACGATGTGGCGGTCCCTGGGCGAGATCGACGAGCAGAGCATCACCGAGGTCACGGCCGTGCGCAACAAGGTCCGCTCTCGGGTGTGGGAGGCGATCGAGGCCCGCCACGGTGCGATCCCGGCTTCGCAGACCTGCTATGGGGACCTCGGGGACACGATCGTGATCCGCATCGACGCGTCGCTGATTCAGTCGCACAGCGATAAGCAGCACGCCGCAGGCAATTTCAAAGGCGGGTTTGGCTTCCACCCGCTGTTGGCGTGGTGTGACAACACCGGCGAACTGCTGGCGGTGATCGCCCGTGCAGGCAACGCCGGCTCGAACACCGCGGCCGATCATATCGCGATCATCGACGCCGCGATCGCGGCGATCCCGGCCAAGTGGCGCCGCAAGTTGCTGGTCACCATCGACGGCGCGGGTTCAAGCCACGCCGTCGTCGAACACCTGGAGAAACTCAATGCCCGGCCGGGGATGTCAGTGGGCTACTCGGTCGGATTCGACCTCGATGAGCGGGTCCGGGTCGCGATCGGCCAGATGCCCGATGCGGGATGGCAAGCCGCACTGGATGCCACCGGAGCGGCCCGTGACGACGCCCAGGTCGCCGAGTTGACCGGGCTGCTGCGCCACAGCACCGGAGGGGATCGGCTGGTCGGCTGGCCGGCCGGCATGCGCATCCTGGTGCGGCGCGAAGAAATCGAACACGGCACCCAGTTGTCATTGTTCGAGCAGCTGGCCGGCTACCGCTACCAGGTCCTCGCCACCTCGACTGCCGGTGGACAACCCCAGCGACTGGAAGCCCGCCACCGCGTCCACGCCCGGGTGGAGGGCTTCATCCGCACCGGCAAAGACACCGGCCTGGCCCGCTGGCCCTCACACTCGTTCGCCATCAACACCGCTTGGGTCACCGCCGTCGCGATCGCCATCGACCTGCTGTGCTGGATGCGACTGCTACTCCTGGACGGCCCACTGGCCAAAGCCGAACCCGCCACCCTGCGCTACCGGCTGCTGCACGCCGCGGCCCGGCTGATCAAACGATCCCGCTACCTGATCCTGCGGATCCCCCAAACCTGGCCCTGGGCACAAGAATTCGCCGACGCCCTCAACAGGGTCCGCGCCATACCCTGA
- a CDS encoding PhoH family protein, with product MTDIRTYVLDTSVLLSDPWACSRFAEHEVVVPLVVISELEAKRHHHELGWFARQALRLFDDLRLEHGRLDQPISVGTQGGTLHVELNHTDPSVLPAGFRTDSNDSRILSCAANLAAEGRRVTLVSKDIPLRVKAAAVGLPADEYHAQDVVTSGWSGMHEIDTAAEDIDTLFADGEIDLAEARDLPCHTGIRLLGGSSHALGRVTATKRVQLVRGDREVFGLRGRSAEQRVALDLLLDESVGIVSLGGKAGTGKSALALCAGLEAVLERRTHRKVVVFRPLYAVGGQELGYLPGSESEKMGPWAQAVFDTLEGLASPAVLDEVLSRGMLEVLPLTHIRGRSLHDSFVIVDEAQSLERNVLLTVLSRLGTGSRVVLTHDIAQRDNLRVGRHDGVVAVIEKLKGHPLFAHITLLRSERSPIAALVTEMLEEIAGPH from the coding sequence GTGACCGATATCCGGACCTACGTTCTCGACACCTCCGTGCTGCTGTCCGACCCGTGGGCGTGCAGCCGGTTCGCCGAGCACGAGGTGGTGGTTCCGCTGGTGGTGATCAGCGAACTGGAGGCCAAACGGCACCACCACGAGCTGGGGTGGTTCGCGCGTCAGGCGTTGCGCCTGTTCGACGACCTGCGCCTCGAGCACGGACGACTCGATCAGCCTATTTCCGTTGGGACACAAGGTGGTACGCTGCACGTCGAGCTGAACCACACCGATCCCTCGGTGCTGCCGGCCGGCTTCCGCACCGACAGCAACGACTCCCGGATCCTGAGCTGCGCCGCCAACCTCGCCGCCGAAGGTCGACGAGTTACGTTGGTCAGCAAGGATATTCCGCTTCGGGTCAAGGCGGCTGCGGTGGGCCTGCCCGCCGACGAGTACCACGCCCAGGACGTCGTGACCTCCGGCTGGTCGGGGATGCACGAGATCGACACCGCAGCCGAGGACATCGACACGCTGTTCGCCGACGGTGAGATCGACTTGGCCGAGGCGCGGGATTTGCCGTGCCACACCGGGATTCGGCTTCTTGGCGGCAGCTCGCATGCGCTCGGCCGGGTCACCGCCACCAAACGCGTCCAGCTGGTCCGCGGTGACCGCGAGGTGTTCGGGCTGCGCGGCCGTTCCGCCGAGCAGCGGGTCGCGCTCGACCTGCTGCTCGACGAGTCGGTGGGCATCGTGTCGCTGGGCGGCAAGGCCGGCACCGGGAAGTCCGCGCTGGCGTTGTGCGCGGGCCTGGAGGCCGTGCTGGAACGGCGGACCCACCGCAAGGTGGTGGTGTTCCGCCCGCTCTACGCGGTCGGCGGCCAGGAGCTGGGCTACCTGCCGGGCAGCGAGAGCGAGAAGATGGGGCCGTGGGCGCAGGCGGTGTTCGACACCCTCGAGGGCCTGGCCAGCCCGGCGGTTCTCGACGAGGTGCTCTCCCGGGGCATGCTCGAGGTGCTCCCGCTCACCCACATCCGCGGCCGCTCCCTGCACGACTCGTTCGTCATCGTCGACGAGGCCCAGTCGCTGGAACGCAACGTCCTGCTGACGGTGTTGTCCCGGTTGGGCACGGGCTCGCGGGTGGTGCTGACCCACGACATCGCCCAGCGCGACAACCTGCGAGTCGGCCGCCACGACGGGGTCGTGGCGGTGATCGAGAAGCTCAAGGGCCACCCGCTGTTCGCCCACATCACGCTGCTGCGCAGTGAGCGCTCACCGATCGCCGCGCTGGTCACCGAGATGCTCGAGGAGATCGCCGGGCCGCACTGA
- a CDS encoding group II intron maturase-specific domain-containing protein yields the protein MQAAIADRMETVGLRLHPDKTRIVYCQDNNRRGSAEHTSFTFLGFTFRARGARDRHGVVFTSFLPAVSKDALKKMSCVVRRWRLHRRTELAFADLARMINPIVQGWMRYYGAFYPSALYGLLARINTYLVRWVRVGP from the coding sequence GTGCAGGCGGCGATCGCCGACAGGATGGAGACTGTCGGGCTGCGACTGCACCCCGACAAGACCCGGATCGTGTACTGCCAGGACAACAATCGGCGCGGCTCGGCAGAGCACACGTCGTTTACGTTCCTGGGCTTCACGTTCCGCGCCCGCGGAGCGCGGGATCGACACGGGGTGGTGTTCACCTCGTTCCTGCCCGCGGTCAGCAAGGACGCCTTGAAGAAGATGAGCTGCGTGGTGCGGCGGTGGCGCCTGCATCGGCGCACCGAGCTCGCCTTCGCCGATCTGGCCCGGATGATCAATCCGATCGTTCAGGGCTGGATGCGCTACTACGGGGCTTTCTACCCGTCGGCGCTGTATGGTCTGCTGGCCCGCATCAACACCTACCTGGTGCGGTGGGTCCGGGTGGGTCCGTAA
- the coaA gene encoding type I pantothenate kinase — MPRLSEPSPYVEFDRKQWRALRMSTPLALTEEELVSLRGLGEQIDLLEVEEVYLPLARLIHLQVAARQRLFAATAEFLGEPQQNPDRPVPFIIGVAGSVAVGKSTTARVLKALLARWEHHPRVDLVTTDGFLYPNAELDRRNLMHRKGFPESYNRRALMRFVTAVKSGSEYACAPVYSHLHYDIIPAAKQVVRHPDILILEGLNVLQTGPTLMVSDLFDFSLYVDARIEDIEQWYISRFLAMRSTAFADPESHFHHYAPLSDTKAVAAAREIWRSINRPNLVENILPTRPRATLVLRKDANHSINRLRLRKL, encoded by the coding sequence ATGCCGCGGCTTAGCGAGCCGAGCCCTTATGTGGAGTTCGACCGGAAGCAATGGCGTGCGCTTCGCATGTCGACGCCGCTGGCCCTCACCGAGGAGGAGCTCGTCAGCCTGCGCGGACTCGGCGAGCAAATCGACCTGCTCGAAGTCGAAGAGGTGTACCTGCCGCTGGCCCGGCTCATCCACCTCCAGGTCGCCGCCCGCCAGCGCCTGTTTGCTGCCACGGCGGAGTTCCTCGGCGAACCGCAGCAGAACCCCGACCGGCCCGTGCCGTTCATCATCGGCGTCGCCGGCAGCGTCGCGGTCGGCAAGTCGACGACCGCGCGCGTGCTGAAGGCCCTGCTGGCCCGCTGGGAACACCACCCGCGGGTCGACCTGGTGACCACCGACGGGTTCCTGTACCCCAACGCCGAGCTGGACCGGCGAAACTTGATGCACCGCAAGGGATTTCCCGAGAGCTACAACCGGCGGGCGCTGATGCGTTTCGTGACCGCGGTCAAGTCCGGTTCCGAGTACGCGTGCGCGCCGGTGTACTCCCACCTGCACTACGACATCATCCCCGCGGCCAAGCAGGTCGTCCGCCACCCCGACATCCTGATCCTGGAGGGCCTCAACGTCCTGCAGACCGGCCCGACCCTGATGGTCTCGGACCTGTTCGACTTCTCGCTGTACGTGGACGCCCGCATCGAGGACATCGAGCAGTGGTACATCTCGCGGTTCCTGGCCATGCGCAGCACGGCGTTCGCCGACCCCGAATCGCACTTCCACCACTACGCGCCCCTCAGCGACACCAAGGCCGTCGCCGCCGCGCGCGAGATCTGGCGCTCGATCAACCGGCCCAACCTGGTCGAGAACATCCTGCCCACCCGGCCGCGCGCGACCCTGGTGCTGCGCAAGGACGCCAACCACTCCATCAACCGGCTGCGCCTGCGCAAGCTGTAG
- the glyA gene encoding serine hydroxymethyltransferase: MSAPLAEVDPDIAELIGKELQRQRDTLEMIASENFVPRAVLQAQGSVLTNKYAEGLPGRRYYGGCEYVDVVENIARDRAKALFGAEFANVQPHSGAQANAAVLHALMTPGERLLGLDLANGGHLTHGMKLNFSGKLYETGFYGVDPTTHLVDMDAVRAKALEFRPKVIIAGWSAYPRTLDFAAFRAIADEVDAKLWVDMAHFAGLVAAGLHPSPVPHSDVVSTTVHKTLGGARSGMIMGKQEYAKAVNSAVFPGQQGGPLMHVVAGKAVALKIATTPEFADRQRRTLSGARLIAERLTAPDVTKAGVSVVSGGTDVHLVLVDLRDSPLDGKAAEDLLHDIGITVNRNAVPNDPRPPMVTSGLRVGTPALATRGFADAEFAEVADIIATALAAGTSADVAALRRRVTTLAANFPLYEGIEDWTLVDG; the protein is encoded by the coding sequence ATGTCCGCCCCGCTCGCCGAGGTCGACCCGGACATCGCGGAGTTGATCGGCAAGGAGCTGCAGCGGCAGCGCGACACCCTGGAGATGATCGCGTCGGAGAACTTCGTGCCGCGCGCGGTGCTGCAGGCCCAGGGCAGTGTGCTGACCAACAAGTACGCCGAGGGTCTGCCCGGCCGGCGCTACTACGGCGGCTGCGAGTACGTCGACGTCGTGGAGAACATCGCCCGCGACCGGGCCAAGGCGCTTTTCGGCGCGGAGTTCGCCAACGTCCAGCCGCATTCGGGGGCCCAGGCCAATGCGGCGGTGCTGCACGCGTTGATGACGCCGGGGGAGCGGCTGCTGGGGCTGGACCTGGCCAACGGCGGGCACCTCACGCACGGCATGAAGCTGAACTTCTCCGGCAAGCTCTACGAGACCGGTTTCTACGGCGTCGACCCCACCACGCACCTGGTCGACATGGACGCGGTTCGGGCCAAGGCCCTCGAGTTCCGTCCGAAGGTCATCATCGCCGGCTGGTCGGCGTATCCGCGGACCCTCGACTTCGCGGCGTTCCGGGCGATCGCCGACGAGGTCGACGCCAAGTTGTGGGTGGACATGGCGCACTTCGCCGGCCTGGTGGCCGCCGGACTGCACCCGTCGCCGGTGCCGCACTCCGACGTGGTGTCCACCACCGTGCACAAGACGTTGGGCGGAGCCCGCTCCGGCATGATCATGGGTAAGCAGGAGTACGCCAAGGCCGTCAACTCGGCGGTCTTCCCGGGCCAGCAGGGCGGCCCGCTGATGCACGTGGTGGCGGGCAAGGCGGTCGCGCTCAAGATCGCCACCACGCCGGAGTTCGCCGACCGGCAGCGGCGCACGCTGTCCGGCGCGCGCCTCATCGCCGAGCGGCTGACGGCCCCCGACGTGACCAAGGCCGGCGTGTCGGTGGTCAGCGGCGGCACCGACGTCCACCTGGTGCTGGTCGACCTGCGCGATTCGCCGCTCGACGGGAAGGCCGCCGAGGACCTGTTGCACGACATCGGCATCACCGTCAACCGCAACGCGGTGCCCAATGACCCCCGCCCGCCGATGGTGACGTCGGGGTTGCGGGTGGGGACCCCGGCGCTGGCCACCCGCGGTTTCGCCGACGCCGAGTTCGCCGAGGTCGCCGACATCATCGCCACCGCGCTCGCGGCGGGGACGTCGGCCGACGTCGCCGCGCTCCGGCGCCGGGTCACCACGCTGGCCGCGAACTTTCCCCTCTACGAGGGCATCGAGGACTGGACGCTGGTCGACGGTTAG